A stretch of the Aegilops tauschii subsp. strangulata cultivar AL8/78 chromosome 4, Aet v6.0, whole genome shotgun sequence genome encodes the following:
- the LOC109748627 gene encoding uncharacterized protein produces MFYAEIHSGDVRLSLGTFETAHEAARAYDAAAWRLGRPRAQMNFSDARTCEQAQELAPPPWLVTEEDCRVQRRRERRLLIAEAGEYAMAEWRLRFPEDVTQENDFWRRGGHNEPWIGRSGVSGRHWR; encoded by the coding sequence ATGTTTTACGCGGAGATCCACTCCGGTGACGTGCGTCTCAGTCTCGGGACGTTTGAGACCGCccacgaggccgcccgcgcgtacgacgcggcggcgtggcgcctcggAAGGCCACGGGCGCAGATGAACTTCTCCGACGCCAGGACGTGCGAGcaggcgcaggagctcgcgcctccgCCGTGGCTAGTCACCGAGGAGGACTGCCGCGTCCAGCGTAGGCGGGAGCGCCGCCTCCTCATCGCCGAGGCGGGTGAATACGCCATGGCAGAGTGGCGCCTGCGCTTCCCGGAGGATGTCACCCAAGAGAACGACTTCTGGCGGAGAGGAGGGCACAACGAGCCGTGGATCGGGCGGTCAGGCGTGAGCGGAAGGCACTGGCGTTAG